The following are encoded in a window of Methanothrix sp. genomic DNA:
- a CDS encoding cation-translocating P-type ATPase, giving the protein MEIKAAGLSAAEAERRLQEDGYNELPSERRRGLASIAMEVLKEPMISLLMACGGIYLLLGDHREALILIFFVIVVISITLYQERRAEGALDALRALSSPRALVIRDGLPMRIPGREVVRGDLIVLEEGDRVPADAAVISCTSLLVDESILTGESMPVRKISCEYQEHLEVMPPGGDGLPFVYSGTLVVQGRGLARVVATGSRTLMGRIGASLKSIEIEESRLKGEMRSMVRRLTIFGLALSTVLLIAYALETGDLLGGILAGITLTMAILPEEFPVVLTIFLALGAWRLSRINVLTRNLSAIETLGSVTVLCTDKTGTVTLNRMRVRKIFARGRIYDVDEVLPEEVHDVVEFGILAGRRDPFNPMEIALQELGRRKLNGTEHIHDDWTFVQEYPLTDEILAMSMVWMRGDEYVIAAKGAPESIFDLCHIDREQIEELSEVVERMAAEGLRVLGVARAAIPESKLPDGQHGFDFQFLGLLGFSDTIRPGVPDAVNECQRAGVRVMLITGDHPVTASSIASAINLHPGSVLTGPEIESMSDEDLSKRLREANVFARMVPEQKLRLVELLKRDGEIVAMTGDGVNDAPALKASHIGIAMGSRGTDVARESADIVLLDDDFSSIVRAIRLGRRIFDNIRKATAYILAIHVPIAGMSILPVALGQPLLLLPIHIAFLELVIDPACSIAFEAEAEEIDIMSRPPMDPEASLFSTSVIALGALQGISVLAVLSAVYLMSSGRDLDGARALIFTTLVLANLFLILINRSWSQTIIQSMKSRNSALWMIFGGTVLLLSMILYVTPLREMFHFGHLHPNDIVICLALAFASVLWFEAWKLIFRRGRSSLT; this is encoded by the coding sequence ATGGAGATCAAAGCTGCAGGTCTCTCGGCAGCTGAGGCGGAGAGGAGGCTTCAGGAGGACGGTTACAACGAGCTCCCCTCTGAGAGGAGGCGTGGGCTTGCGTCCATCGCTATGGAGGTTCTGAAGGAGCCGATGATATCCCTGCTCATGGCCTGCGGAGGCATTTACCTTCTCCTGGGAGACCACAGGGAGGCGCTGATTCTGATATTCTTCGTGATTGTGGTGATCTCCATAACACTCTACCAGGAGAGGAGGGCAGAGGGCGCTCTGGATGCTCTGAGGGCTCTCTCGAGCCCGAGGGCTCTGGTGATAAGGGATGGGCTGCCGATGAGAATCCCCGGGCGGGAGGTCGTCCGCGGAGACCTCATCGTTCTTGAGGAGGGGGACAGGGTGCCGGCGGATGCTGCAGTGATCTCCTGCACCAGCCTCCTGGTGGATGAGTCGATACTGACGGGAGAATCGATGCCCGTCAGGAAGATCTCCTGCGAATATCAGGAGCATCTTGAGGTCATGCCCCCTGGTGGAGACGGGCTGCCCTTCGTCTACTCCGGCACGCTTGTCGTTCAGGGCAGGGGGCTGGCCAGAGTGGTCGCCACCGGCTCCAGGACGCTGATGGGAAGGATAGGTGCGTCTCTCAAGAGCATAGAGATCGAGGAGAGCAGGCTCAAGGGTGAGATGCGATCGATGGTCCGCAGGCTCACAATTTTCGGGCTCGCCCTGAGCACAGTCCTTCTGATAGCGTATGCGCTCGAGACCGGCGATCTTCTTGGCGGTATTCTGGCAGGTATAACGCTCACCATGGCGATACTTCCTGAGGAGTTTCCTGTTGTCCTCACTATCTTTCTCGCTCTTGGCGCTTGGAGGCTCTCCAGGATAAATGTCCTGACCAGAAACCTCTCGGCCATAGAGACCCTTGGATCCGTCACCGTCCTTTGCACCGACAAGACCGGCACTGTGACCCTGAACAGGATGCGTGTAAGGAAGATATTCGCCAGAGGCAGGATCTACGATGTGGATGAGGTGCTTCCTGAGGAGGTTCACGATGTCGTTGAGTTCGGGATCCTCGCCGGCAGGAGGGATCCATTCAACCCGATGGAGATCGCACTCCAGGAGCTCGGGAGGAGGAAACTCAACGGGACGGAACACATCCACGACGACTGGACCTTTGTACAGGAGTATCCGCTCACAGATGAGATTCTCGCGATGTCGATGGTCTGGATGCGAGGGGATGAGTATGTCATAGCTGCAAAGGGAGCGCCGGAATCGATATTCGATCTCTGCCATATCGACAGGGAACAGATTGAGGAGCTCAGCGAAGTTGTGGAGAGGATGGCAGCAGAGGGGCTGCGCGTTCTGGGGGTTGCCCGAGCCGCGATCCCGGAATCGAAGCTGCCGGATGGACAGCACGGGTTCGACTTTCAGTTTCTGGGATTGCTCGGCTTCTCAGATACCATCAGGCCAGGCGTCCCTGATGCGGTAAATGAATGCCAGAGAGCGGGCGTGAGGGTGATGCTGATCACAGGAGACCATCCTGTCACTGCATCTTCAATCGCATCCGCCATCAATCTTCACCCTGGCTCTGTGCTGACCGGACCTGAGATCGAGTCGATGAGCGATGAAGATCTCTCAAAACGCCTGAGAGAGGCAAACGTCTTCGCGAGGATGGTTCCCGAGCAGAAGCTCAGGCTTGTCGAGCTCCTGAAGAGAGATGGGGAGATAGTTGCGATGACCGGAGATGGGGTAAATGACGCTCCTGCTCTTAAAGCATCCCACATAGGCATCGCCATGGGATCGAGGGGCACGGATGTGGCCCGCGAGTCTGCGGATATCGTGCTTTTGGACGACGACTTCTCCTCAATAGTCAGAGCGATACGTCTGGGCAGGAGGATCTTTGACAACATCCGAAAGGCGACTGCGTACATACTGGCGATCCATGTTCCGATCGCGGGCATGTCCATACTGCCTGTGGCTCTCGGCCAGCCACTGCTCCTCCTTCCGATTCACATAGCCTTCCTGGAGCTCGTGATAGATCCTGCCTGCTCGATAGCATTCGAGGCTGAGGCTGAGGAGATCGATATAATGTCCAGGCCCCCTATGGATCCAGAAGCCTCTCTCTTCAGCACCAGTGTGATCGCCCTGGGTGCTCTTCAGGGGATCAGCGTTCTTGCAGTGCTCTCTGCAGTTTACCTTATGAGCTCCGGGAGAGATTTGGACGGGGCCAGAGCTCTGATCTTCACAACACTTGTTCTGGCAAATCTCTTTCTCATACTCATAAACAGATCCTGGTCTCAGACGATAATCCAGAGCATGAAGAGCAGAAACTCTGCGCTCTGGATGATCTTTGGGGGGACTGTGCTTCTGCTCTCGATGATACTATACGTGACACCGCTGAGGGAGATGTTCCATTTCGGCCACCTGCACCCAAACGACATCGTGATATGCCTCGCTCTGGCCTTCGCGAGCGTGCTCTGGTTCGAGGCTTGGAAGCTGATATTCAGAAGAGGACGATCCAGCCTGACATGA
- a CDS encoding ATP citrate lyase citrate-binding domain-containing protein: protein MAQRGIREFDAKRLLARFLPEYLDDFDYKGEVALIGPETDLDRTVSENPWILEKRLVVKPDQLFGKRGVHGLVLLNASWDDVREYLSKNMKREVTIGGVRGILDHFLVEPYVPHENEFYVAISSDRDGDTIYFSTQGGVCVEENWDRVVQMHVDILDGIDAADIRSKLPASLDVDMMAGFIEALFRFYVDLGFAYLEINPFTVVDGKIIPLDMVAKLDDAEEFWCRKKWGDLVFPEPFGRSLTPEELFIKEIDAKTGASLKLTILNPKGRVWTMVAGGGASVIYTDTICDLGFAGELANYGEYSGDPSTEDTYHYTKTILDLMTREKDPRGKVLLIGGAIANFTDVASTFKGVVMALREYRDRLRENNVRIYVRRGGPNYEEGLRMMRELGNELGIPIEVYGPETHMTRIVPLALRGE from the coding sequence ATGGCACAGAGAGGCATTAGGGAGTTTGATGCTAAGAGGCTGCTGGCCAGGTTCCTCCCAGAATACCTCGATGATTTCGACTACAAGGGAGAGGTTGCCCTGATCGGGCCGGAGACCGATCTGGACCGCACGGTCTCCGAGAATCCCTGGATCCTCGAGAAGAGGCTTGTGGTGAAGCCCGACCAGCTCTTCGGAAAGAGGGGTGTCCACGGGCTTGTCCTGCTTAACGCCTCATGGGACGATGTCAGGGAGTATCTGAGCAAAAACATGAAGAGAGAGGTGACAATAGGCGGCGTCAGGGGCATCCTGGACCACTTTCTGGTTGAGCCTTATGTGCCTCACGAGAATGAGTTCTATGTGGCCATAAGCTCGGATCGCGATGGAGACACCATCTACTTCTCTACACAGGGAGGCGTCTGCGTGGAGGAGAACTGGGACAGGGTCGTTCAGATGCACGTCGACATTCTGGATGGCATCGATGCCGCTGATATAAGATCAAAACTCCCGGCCTCTCTTGATGTGGATATGATGGCAGGTTTCATCGAGGCGCTCTTCAGGTTCTATGTTGATCTCGGATTTGCCTACCTGGAGATCAACCCATTCACAGTCGTGGATGGGAAGATAATTCCGCTCGACATGGTCGCGAAGCTGGATGATGCGGAGGAGTTCTGGTGCAGGAAGAAGTGGGGTGATCTCGTATTTCCGGAGCCCTTCGGCAGGAGCCTGACACCTGAGGAGCTCTTCATAAAGGAGATAGATGCGAAGACAGGCGCATCACTGAAGCTCACGATACTGAATCCGAAGGGAAGGGTGTGGACGATGGTTGCAGGCGGCGGGGCCAGTGTGATATACACTGATACGATATGCGATCTCGGCTTTGCTGGAGAGCTGGCGAACTACGGCGAGTACAGCGGCGATCCGAGCACTGAGGATACATACCATTACACAAAAACGATACTCGATCTCATGACCAGGGAGAAGGATCCGAGGGGAAAGGTGCTGCTCATCGGCGGTGCGATAGCGAACTTCACGGATGTCGCGAGCACCTTCAAGGGCGTCGTCATGGCCCTGAGGGAGTACAGAGACAGGCTCAGGGAGAACAACGTCAGGATATATGTGCGCAGAGGCGGGCCGAACTACGAGGAGGGCCTGAGGATGATGCGGGAGCTCGGCAACGAGCTTGGCATACCCATAGAGGTCTACGGCCCTGAGACGCACATGACCAGGATCGTGCCTCTGGCACTGAGGGGGGAATGA
- a CDS encoding CDC48 family AAA ATPase yields the protein MNDQIVLRVAEAYHRDAGKSIARISLDIINRLGLKNGDVVEIQGRNKVCAIAWPGNPGDAPDIIRIDGNLRSNLGVGIDDRVFVRRTEVKPARRVLLAPTRSIRLIGGPQYLLRILEGRPVTKGEQIRIEMITNSLVMVVVSTTPSGPVVITRDTVINITSEQIEGFQYRDVTYEDIGGLSREIRAIREMVELPLRHPEVFQKLGITPPKGVLLHGPPGTGKTLIARAVASETDATFTAISGPEIMSRYYGESEQRLRQIFEDAQKSAPSIIFIDEIDSIAPKREEVLGDLERRVVAQLLSLMDGLTSRGEVIVIAATNRPNALDPALRRGGRFDREVEIGIPNKNGRLEILYVHTRGMPLEESLDLSEIAEMTHGFVGADLASLCKEAAMHTISRILPDLDVEEEIPPEILDQLKVSREDFLAAMKKIEPSAMREVLVEIPEVHWSDIGGLEEAKQALREAVEWPIMYPEAFEAVGIRPPRGILLYGPPGTGKTMIARAVATESQLNFISIKGPELMSKWVGESERAVREVFRKAKQAAPALIFFDEIDSIVPARDSGRDSNVTERVVSQLLTEIDGLVELKDVVVLAATNRPDLIDPSLLRPGRFDRMIYIPMPDRAARKKIFEIYMRRMPVADDVDIDELAARTEGYTGADIEMICREAGMLALRERIQPGMKRESLLLAQILVRRDHFDRAYQNIKPHMPPETLKDYLKIMEMFGGS from the coding sequence ATGAATGATCAGATAGTTCTCAGAGTGGCAGAGGCATACCACAGGGATGCGGGTAAGAGCATAGCCAGAATCAGCCTTGATATCATCAACAGGCTGGGCCTGAAGAACGGCGACGTGGTTGAGATACAGGGTAGGAACAAGGTATGCGCCATAGCATGGCCCGGAAACCCTGGCGATGCGCCTGACATAATAAGAATAGACGGAAATCTGAGATCAAATCTTGGGGTGGGGATCGACGACAGGGTCTTCGTCAGACGCACTGAAGTAAAACCTGCGAGAAGGGTGCTGCTCGCTCCGACCAGAAGCATAAGGCTGATAGGCGGGCCGCAGTATCTCCTCAGGATCCTGGAAGGGAGGCCTGTCACAAAGGGCGAGCAGATAAGGATAGAGATGATCACGAACTCCCTGGTGATGGTGGTTGTGAGCACAACCCCCTCAGGACCTGTTGTCATAACAAGAGACACAGTCATTAACATAACAAGCGAGCAGATCGAGGGATTCCAGTACAGAGATGTCACCTACGAGGATATCGGCGGCCTGAGCAGGGAGATAAGAGCGATACGTGAGATGGTTGAGCTGCCTCTCAGGCATCCTGAGGTATTCCAGAAGCTCGGCATAACGCCTCCAAAAGGAGTCTTGCTCCACGGCCCTCCTGGCACCGGCAAGACGCTCATCGCCAGGGCTGTAGCAAGCGAGACCGACGCGACATTCACAGCCATATCCGGACCGGAGATAATGTCCAGGTACTACGGTGAGAGCGAACAGCGGCTAAGGCAGATCTTCGAGGATGCGCAGAAGAGCGCGCCATCGATAATCTTCATCGATGAGATAGACTCGATAGCCCCCAAGAGGGAGGAGGTTCTGGGCGATCTCGAGAGGAGGGTTGTCGCACAGCTCCTCTCACTCATGGATGGGCTCACATCCAGGGGAGAGGTGATCGTGATCGCTGCGACAAACCGCCCAAACGCCCTCGATCCTGCTCTGCGGCGTGGCGGCAGGTTCGACCGGGAGGTCGAGATAGGGATACCAAACAAGAACGGCAGGCTGGAGATCCTCTATGTGCATACGAGAGGCATGCCGCTCGAGGAATCCCTGGATCTGAGCGAGATCGCCGAGATGACTCATGGATTTGTTGGAGCAGACCTCGCATCCCTCTGCAAGGAGGCTGCGATGCACACGATAAGCCGTATCCTTCCAGACCTTGATGTCGAGGAGGAGATCCCGCCTGAGATCCTGGATCAGCTGAAGGTGAGCCGCGAGGATTTCCTCGCCGCGATGAAGAAGATCGAGCCGAGCGCGATGCGCGAGGTTCTTGTGGAGATCCCCGAGGTCCACTGGTCTGACATCGGCGGCCTGGAGGAGGCGAAGCAGGCGCTGAGGGAGGCTGTGGAATGGCCGATAATGTACCCTGAGGCGTTCGAGGCCGTGGGGATAAGACCTCCCCGGGGCATCCTCCTCTATGGTCCTCCAGGTACAGGAAAGACCATGATCGCCAGGGCGGTCGCAACAGAGTCCCAGCTCAACTTCATAAGCATAAAGGGACCGGAGCTCATGAGCAAGTGGGTGGGCGAGTCAGAGCGCGCCGTCCGTGAGGTCTTCAGGAAGGCAAAGCAGGCAGCGCCTGCGCTGATATTCTTCGATGAGATAGATTCGATAGTCCCCGCGAGGGACTCCGGCAGGGACTCTAACGTCACAGAAAGAGTCGTGAGCCAGCTGCTCACCGAGATCGACGGCCTTGTTGAGCTGAAGGATGTCGTGGTTCTCGCAGCCACGAACAGGCCGGATCTGATAGACCCATCGCTCCTGCGGCCCGGAAGGTTCGACAGGATGATATACATACCGATGCCTGACCGCGCTGCGCGAAAGAAGATATTCGAGATATACATGCGAAGGATGCCGGTGGCGGATGATGTGGATATCGATGAGCTAGCTGCCAGAACAGAGGGATACACCGGCGCGGACATAGAGATGATCTGCAGAGAGGCAGGCATGCTCGCCCTGCGGGAGAGGATCCAGCCAGGCATGAAGCGTGAGTCACTGCTGCTTGCTCAGATCCTGGTGAGAAGGGATCACTTCGACAGGGCATATCAGAACATAAAACCACACATGCCACCGGAGACGCTTAAGGATTACCTGAAGATAATGGAGATGTTTGGCGGCAGCTGA
- a CDS encoding methyltransferase has product MLEAMDLLVEEGLRDDREPLRSVGSPMTEIGYPLPYPPRLGDSQLILLMDRVNRTAASRLLEIPEVKGVIRRSRHIPGVVDKKGHTWELLSGCDMRCDVIQSIYGDLVIYKNQSKIHVEFPRENYPKIRILEDLRIVGRSVVDGLCGPGTLGLVCALAGAKRVVMNDIWLPAIENVLINLEANRDILGIDSIEIFNRGEKQVQVGSIPRLVGRARGACEIEVYHGDVRKLFSAVSPSDICILDHFPGAPLDDIRRACSPCGEIVVI; this is encoded by the coding sequence ATGCTCGAGGCGATGGATCTCCTCGTGGAGGAAGGTCTTCGCGACGATCGCGAGCCTCTCCGGAGCGTGGGCTCGCCGATGACAGAGATAGGCTACCCTCTGCCGTATCCTCCACGCCTCGGTGATTCCCAGCTCATACTGCTGATGGACAGGGTGAACAGAACTGCTGCATCAAGACTCCTTGAAATCCCTGAGGTCAAGGGCGTGATCAGGCGCAGCAGACACATACCTGGCGTTGTCGATAAAAAAGGACACACATGGGAGCTGCTCTCCGGCTGCGACATGCGCTGTGACGTCATCCAGAGCATCTACGGCGACCTGGTGATATACAAAAACCAGTCGAAGATACACGTGGAGTTCCCCAGAGAGAACTACCCGAAGATACGGATCCTGGAGGACCTGAGGATCGTGGGAAGAAGCGTGGTCGATGGTCTCTGTGGGCCCGGAACTCTTGGTCTTGTCTGCGCCCTAGCTGGCGCGAAGAGGGTCGTGATGAACGACATATGGCTGCCAGCGATCGAGAACGTGCTTATCAACCTTGAGGCCAACAGGGATATCCTGGGCATAGACAGCATAGAGATCTTCAATCGTGGAGAGAAGCAGGTGCAGGTGGGGAGCATTCCCAGGCTTGTCGGACGCGCAAGGGGTGCATGCGAGATAGAGGTGTACCATGGAGATGTACGAAAGCTCTTCTCGGCTGTGAGTCCCTCAGATATATGCATCCTCGATCACTTCCCGGGCGCACCTCTGGACGATATCAGGAGAGCCTGCAGCCCTTGCGGAGAGATTGTGGTCATATGA
- a CDS encoding TerC family protein, which yields MTSNQVVLWIGFGVFVILLLAVDLGVFHRRSSVITVKESLIWSGIWTAIALLFNIVIFFWHGQDRAIEFLAGYLIERSLSVDNLFVFLMIFSYFQVPETHQYRVLFWGIVVALLMRALFIATGLTLIEHFDWITYLFGAFLIVTGIKMALQRESSVHPDKNPVVRMFRGVIPATDHYEGGRFITRAYGRTMATPLLIVLIAVEVTDLVFAVDSIPAVFAVTVDPFVVYTSNVFAVLGLRALYFALAACAHMFHYLNHGVILILIFVGIKMLLSDVYEIPVTFALGVVALVLVVSMLASLARTPDRERLMSCLKSISGK from the coding sequence TTGACATCGAACCAGGTTGTGCTTTGGATCGGCTTTGGCGTTTTCGTCATTCTGCTTCTCGCAGTTGATCTGGGAGTCTTCCACAGAAGATCGAGCGTTATAACGGTGAAGGAGTCGCTGATCTGGAGCGGGATCTGGACAGCAATTGCGCTCTTGTTCAACATAGTAATATTTTTCTGGCACGGCCAGGACAGGGCGATCGAGTTTCTGGCAGGCTATCTCATAGAGAGATCGCTGAGCGTCGACAACCTTTTTGTCTTCCTGATGATATTCAGCTACTTTCAGGTACCCGAGACACATCAGTACAGGGTCCTCTTCTGGGGCATCGTCGTTGCGCTCCTCATGAGAGCATTATTCATAGCGACCGGTCTGACACTGATAGAGCACTTCGACTGGATCACCTACCTGTTCGGGGCATTTCTCATCGTGACGGGGATCAAGATGGCCCTGCAGCGGGAATCCAGCGTGCACCCTGACAAAAACCCGGTCGTGAGGATGTTCAGAGGCGTTATACCGGCGACAGATCACTACGAGGGGGGCAGGTTCATCACCAGAGCATACGGCAGAACCATGGCCACCCCGCTCCTGATAGTCCTGATCGCGGTTGAGGTGACAGACCTGGTATTCGCAGTGGACTCGATCCCTGCAGTCTTTGCTGTCACAGTTGATCCCTTTGTGGTCTACACATCAAACGTCTTTGCGGTGCTCGGGCTGAGAGCCCTCTACTTTGCTCTTGCCGCCTGCGCGCACATGTTCCACTACCTCAACCACGGTGTGATACTCATACTGATATTCGTGGGCATCAAGATGCTTCTATCAGATGTGTATGAGATACCGGTCACATTCGCCCTCGGAGTTGTCGCGCTGGTTCTCGTGGTCTCGATGCTGGCATCTCTGGCGAGGACCCCTGACAGAGAACGGCTCATGAGCTGCCTGAAAAGCATCTCAGGCAAGTGA
- a CDS encoding tetratricopeptide repeat protein, translating to MLVSEGAAEARRWLEKGNSHFNSGRYEQALEAYDRALERDPTIVDAWNNRGIALSYMGRYEDALKSYDEALRLDPNHAFAWNNKGMALGSMRRYQEALACFDRALEIDAYFIGAWYNKSHAMAALGRAREARAAMITAKTLESAAKRCR from the coding sequence ATGCTTGTGAGCGAAGGCGCTGCGGAGGCCAGGAGATGGCTCGAGAAGGGCAACTCGCACTTCAACTCGGGAAGATATGAACAGGCTCTGGAGGCATACGATCGCGCTTTAGAGCGAGACCCGACAATCGTGGACGCCTGGAACAACCGCGGCATCGCTCTGTCGTACATGGGAAGATATGAGGACGCTCTGAAGAGCTACGATGAGGCGCTCAGGCTCGATCCGAACCATGCGTTCGCCTGGAACAACAAGGGCATGGCCCTGGGATCGATGAGAAGGTACCAGGAGGCTCTCGCCTGCTTCGACAGGGCCCTCGAGATCGATGCGTACTTCATAGGCGCGTGGTACAACAAAAGCCATGCCATGGCAGCTCTCGGCAGAGCAAGGGAGGCGCGGGCTGCGATGATCACAGCAAAGACCCTCGAAAGCGCAGCGAAAAGATGCAGGTGA
- a CDS encoding citrate/2-methylcitrate synthase — MSSRPDYILFDRNTKAFVYGYQVNAIQRMLDFDYICQRDAPSIAAIINPSRSGIHKAFWGTKEILLPMYRTIAEAAEKHPDADVMVNFASHRSAFDTTMDALRENTIRTVAIIAEGVPERHARIIGATARRAGKVIIGPATVGGLAAGAFRIGNTAGTIENIIACKLYRPGCVGFVSKSGGMLNEAFNIISRNSNGVYEGIAIGGDRYPGSSMLDHILRYEANPDIAMIACLGELGGEDEYRIVDALNEGRITKPLVAWVTGTCAPFLPASVQFGHAGAKADTAKETAQEKNRALKEAGAHVPESFDGYGDEIRKVYEKLLSEGRVREVVEPRVPSIPVDYSKALSTGMIRRPTTFICTISDDRGEEVLYGGIPLSEVLERNMGIGGVIGLLWFKKVLPDYAARFIELVLQIVADHGPSVSAAHNAIVASCAGKDLISSLASGLLTIGPRFGGAIDDAAREFKRAYDSGLTPEQFVNEMKRKGVNIPGIGHRIKSVKNPDKRVQLLIDYAKRHFARTDLLNYALQVEAITTAKKGNLILNVDGCIGILFLDLMASCPVFTQQDIDDVLKYGYLNGLFALGRTIGIIGHILDQKRLGARLYRHPSEDIAFMLPEH; from the coding sequence ATGAGCTCGAGACCTGATTACATCCTCTTCGACAGAAACACAAAGGCTTTCGTTTACGGTTACCAGGTGAACGCAATCCAGAGAATGCTTGATTTCGATTACATTTGTCAGAGAGATGCTCCCAGCATCGCGGCCATAATAAACCCCAGCAGGTCCGGGATACACAAGGCCTTCTGGGGGACGAAGGAGATCCTCCTTCCGATGTACAGGACGATCGCGGAAGCTGCTGAGAAGCATCCAGATGCTGATGTGATGGTCAACTTCGCGTCCCACAGATCCGCGTTCGATACGACGATGGATGCTCTTAGGGAGAACACAATAAGAACTGTTGCGATTATAGCAGAGGGAGTGCCTGAGAGACACGCCAGGATAATCGGGGCGACCGCGAGAAGAGCGGGTAAGGTGATAATCGGGCCTGCCACTGTTGGAGGCCTGGCAGCAGGCGCCTTCAGGATAGGCAACACCGCGGGAACGATAGAGAACATCATCGCATGCAAGCTCTACAGGCCTGGATGTGTGGGGTTCGTCTCAAAGTCAGGAGGCATGCTCAACGAGGCGTTCAACATCATCTCCAGGAACTCGAATGGCGTTTATGAGGGAATAGCGATCGGCGGCGACAGGTACCCCGGCTCCAGCATGCTGGATCACATACTCAGGTATGAGGCAAATCCGGATATAGCGATGATCGCGTGTTTGGGCGAGCTCGGAGGTGAGGACGAGTACAGGATCGTCGATGCTCTCAACGAGGGAAGGATAACAAAGCCGCTTGTCGCGTGGGTTACAGGAACATGCGCGCCATTCCTGCCTGCGAGCGTCCAGTTCGGGCATGCTGGCGCAAAAGCAGATACAGCGAAGGAGACCGCACAGGAGAAGAACCGCGCGCTGAAAGAGGCAGGAGCACATGTCCCCGAGTCCTTCGATGGATATGGTGATGAGATAAGAAAGGTTTACGAGAAGCTCCTTTCAGAGGGCAGGGTCAGAGAGGTTGTCGAGCCGCGGGTTCCGAGCATACCGGTGGATTACAGCAAGGCCCTCTCGACCGGAATGATAAGAAGGCCCACAACGTTCATCTGCACGATTTCGGACGATCGCGGCGAGGAGGTTCTTTACGGTGGAATTCCTCTGAGCGAGGTGCTCGAGAGGAATATGGGGATCGGTGGGGTGATCGGCCTCCTCTGGTTCAAGAAGGTGCTCCCTGATTATGCAGCCAGGTTCATAGAGCTCGTTCTCCAGATAGTCGCAGATCACGGGCCATCTGTCTCCGCGGCGCACAATGCAATCGTCGCATCATGCGCTGGCAAGGATCTCATATCCTCCCTGGCAAGCGGCCTGCTCACGATAGGCCCGAGGTTCGGAGGAGCGATTGATGATGCAGCAAGGGAGTTCAAGAGGGCATACGACTCCGGTCTCACCCCCGAGCAGTTTGTGAATGAGATGAAGAGGAAGGGCGTGAACATACCGGGCATCGGGCACAGGATCAAGAGCGTCAAAAACCCTGACAAGAGGGTACAGCTCCTGATCGATTACGCAAAGAGGCACTTCGCCAGGACGGATCTCCTGAACTACGCGCTCCAGGTCGAGGCGATAACCACAGCTAAGAAGGGCAATCTGATCCTGAATGTCGATGGATGCATAGGCATACTCTTCCTGGATCTGATGGCATCCTGCCCGGTATTCACACAGCAGGATATAGATGATGTCCTGAAGTACGGATACCTCAACGGGCTCTTCGCGCTGGGCAGGACGATCGGGATCATAGGGCACATCCTGGATCAGAAGCGCCTGGGCGCAAGGCTGTACCGCCATCCGTCAGAGGATATAGCATTCATGCTGCCAGAGCACTAG
- a CDS encoding DUF166 domain-containing protein translates to MTFLRVVVYYNGEFGERVVGNLLNYPGFCISCGEACTQCRSGKYSGAEDIVAVVEMPDPSSLGDFIDDVEPLLPAVPEADIAIVINVHPDILFGLLPKMKDAGIKGIIGCSESPKDMPMGLRLQVSRAAEELGLEAAFSKPFCAMRPDPLKPNIAAFLKRAMIGEPELEIVLQKGREGKDVIAAANVIRSAPCGSTWFVAKRLIGVEKDDPRLHERISEAHHAYPCTASMDRDPEIGDTVLHRAGYIIRDKVEEALSRAVSG, encoded by the coding sequence GTGACCTTCTTGAGGGTTGTGGTGTACTACAATGGAGAGTTCGGCGAGAGGGTAGTCGGCAATCTTCTCAACTACCCTGGATTCTGCATCTCATGTGGTGAGGCGTGCACTCAGTGCAGAAGCGGAAAGTACAGCGGAGCCGAGGATATCGTGGCGGTTGTTGAGATGCCAGATCCATCATCTCTCGGAGATTTCATAGACGATGTCGAGCCGCTGCTTCCTGCGGTTCCAGAGGCGGATATCGCGATAGTCATAAATGTGCATCCTGACATACTCTTCGGTTTGCTCCCAAAAATGAAGGATGCCGGGATCAAGGGGATAATCGGATGCTCAGAGAGCCCGAAGGATATGCCCATGGGGCTCAGACTCCAGGTATCCAGGGCTGCGGAGGAGCTGGGGCTGGAGGCCGCATTCTCCAAGCCGTTCTGTGCCATGCGGCCTGATCCTCTTAAGCCGAACATAGCAGCGTTCCTCAAGAGAGCGATGATCGGCGAGCCTGAGCTGGAGATTGTGCTCCAGAAGGGCAGAGAGGGGAAGGATGTGATTGCCGCAGCCAATGTCATCAGATCTGCCCCATGCGGATCGACGTGGTTCGTGGCCAAGCGGCTGATCGGGGTGGAGAAGGACGATCCCAGGCTGCATGAGAGGATCTCGGAGGCCCACCATGCATATCCATGCACCGCGAGCATGGACCGGGATCCTGAGATTGGAGATACCGTGCTGCACAGGGCTGGGTACATAATAAGGGATAAGGTCGAGGAGGCGCTCAGTAGAGCCGTGTCCGGGTAA